The DNA segment TTCATTTGCGCTTGACCCGATTTTTCTCTTTTAAAAAAATAAGATAGTATCATAAATCCTAATTTATTAATATAATATGATTCACATTCTTCAAACCATTCTTGAACAGGCTCACGCGGGATATTGGGAAAAAAATATCAAAAAAAATACCAGTTATCTTAGTCCGGCGTGGAAGCGAATGTTGGGATTTCAAGATGAGGAATTGGAGGATTCTATACAGACATGGTTATCCCATGGTCTATCCGAAGATTTATTTCCAATTCAAAATGAATTCGAAGGTTATCTGAAAACGAAAGATCTACAACCTTACGAAGAGGATATTCGATTTATACATAAAAACGGAAGTATCGTTTGGTTGAGATGCACCTGCAAGGTCATGGAATCTGACGAAGAGGGAAATCCTCTTCTTGTGCTTGGAACGTATTTCGACGTCAGTAAATCAAAGAGCGTCGAATCCAAATTGCGACATACGATCGATCGTTTGAGTTTGGCCACGCAAACGGCGCAGGTTGGAATCTGGGATTTGGATCTGATTCAAGATCAGCTTACTTGGGATGAGGCGATGTATCGTCTTTACGGTATCAGTCCCGATCAATTTTCCGGAGCTTATGCCGCGTGGGAAGCGGGTTTACATCCGGATGACTTGTTGCGCTGTAGAGAGGAAATCAATCAGGCTTTGATTGGGAAAAAAGAATTTGATACTCAGTTCAGGATTATTTGGCCGAACCAATCGATTCATTATATCAAAGCGATCGGGATCGTGCAAAGGGAGTCATCGGGTAAGGCGGTTCGTATGCTCGGTACGAACTGGGACATTACGGAACAAAAGAATGCGGAAATCGCGTTGAAAGAGAGTTTGGAACTAAATAAGGTTTTTATCGAGAATGCACCTTCCGCGATTGCGATGTTCGACACAAACATGCGTTATATGGCCGCGTCGCAACAATGGTTTGTCGATTATCAGTTGCAAGGAGTTGAAATTATCGGTCGTTCCCATTATGAAATATTTCCGGAAATCGGAGAGGATTGGAAACGAATTCATCAGGAATGTCTGAATGGAAAGGTGAGAAGAATGGATGAGGAATCCTTTATCCGTTTGGATGGCACAACTCAGTGGATCATCTGGGAAGTTCGTCCTTGGTATGTTTCTCAAAATGTGGTCGGCGGGATTTTGATGTATACCGCGGATATCACGGCTCTCAAACGTAAGGAATTTGAAAGAAGCAAGTTGGAGGAAATTCTTACCCGAACCAACGAAGCCGCTCAGATCGGAGCCTGGGAATTGGATCTACAGACGAACACAAGAGTTTGGAGTAAGGTAACAAAATCCATCTTCGAGGTGGAAGAGGATTATGTTCCCAATGCAAACGAAGGAGCCCGTTTTTTTAAGAATGAAACCGAAAGAAAAAAAGTGGCGGACGCTTTGGCGGAGTCGATCGAAACCGGAAAACCATTTGATATGGAAATCGAAATCGAAATCGTAACCGCCAAGGGAAATTTTCTTTGGACAAGATCCATCGGAAAACCGGAATACGTTGATGGAAAATGTATCCGCCTTTCCGGAACCTTTCAAAATATTCACGATCAGAAGCAAAGAGAGTTGGCTCTCCAGAGAACCTTAGATATAGTCAACGATCAAAACGAAAGGCTATTAAATTTTGCTCATATAGTTTCCCATAATTTGCGTTCTCACGCGGGGAATATAACGATGCTACTTAAAATTTTAGAGGAATCGACGTCAGAAATCGAAAAAGAGAATGTGATTAGTTATATTACAAAAGCCTCAGACGCTCTAATGGATACGGTTCTCAATTTGAACGAAGTAGTATCGATTCAAACCAACCGAAATCTTCACAATTCCGAGATCGGATTGAGAGAATATATAGAAAAAGCGACGCAAATTATCAGCGGAGAAATTCGGAAACACAAGGTGAAAATTCGTAACTTAGTTTCGGAGGAAGTCCGAGTTCGTTGTAATGCTTCGTATATGGAAAGCATTCTTCTAAACTTTCTTACAAACTCCGTAAAATACAGACATCCGGATCGGATTCCGGAAATTACTTTGAGCGCTAATTATGAAAAAAACCGTTTGATTCTCAGTATTGCGGACAACGGTCTTGGAATCGATATGAATAAATACGGAGAAAAGTTATTTGGTATGTATAAAACGTTTCATAACAATCGGGATTCAAAGGGAATTGGATTGTTTATCACAAAAAATCAGGTGGAAGCGATGGGTGGTAAGATTGAGGTGGAGAGTCAGTTGAATCAGGGAACTACATTTCGGATCATTCTCGTTTGAATTTTTCAAATTGAAATCAAACGCACACGTCTGCGAGAACGGAAATCGTAAAAATGGAATTTTTTTTTTACCAAAATCGACTTTCTCCAATCTAATCTCTACGTTATGAAAATTCTTGCAATTTCGGGAAGCCTTCGTTTCCAGTCCACAAATTCCGCGCTACTTCAGGCGATTCTCAGAATCGCACCTTCTTATATGGAGACTATCACCTATGAGGAGTTAGGCGATCTTCCTCATTTTTCACCGGATAAAGACGGTCAACATTCCCCCGATGTGGTTTTGAGATACAGAAAAGCTCTTATGGACTCGGATGGAGTCGTGATTTGCACTCCGGAATACGCGCACGGTATACCTGGTGTTCTTAAAAATTCACTAGATTGGGTCGTTGGTTCCGGAGAATACGTGAACAAACCGGTGATGGTACTCAGCGCTTCTCCTTCTTATATGGGAGGAGATAAGGCACATGCTTCTTTGGTGACGAGTCTAAGGGCTATGAACGTTATCGTTGTTGAGACTTGTTCTTTTCCCATACCCTTTGCGCGAAAAAAGTTGAAGGATAATGGGGAATTCGCGGATCAAGCGACTGTGGAAATTTTTCAAAACGCATGGCTTCAATTTGCGAATGCGATTCGTTCCCGGATGCAATCATTCGCAGATGAGCACCTGAGATAATCTACTTTTCAAATCAAGAGGATGTATCTTTAGACTTTTATTTTTTTGTTCTTCTTTTTGGAAGCCGATTTTTTCTTAAGAGTGGACTTTGTTTTCACTGCTTCTTCCGAAGAGGAAAGATATGTATAAATCCTTTTGGCAACCTGTTCCCAACCGGTATCGAGCATCATATTATGACCCATTCCTGGAAAAATTTCAAAGTTTGCTTTGTAGGCCTTTGCGGTTCTTCTCACTTCCCATGGATGAAAGAATCTGTCCTTTTCTCCGCCGATGACAAAAAGAGGGGTTTTTACTTTTTTGGGATTTGGAAGATGAAAGAACAGCATTCCTAAAAATGCAAAAAAAGATTCATCCTGCATTTGAGATGTATATTGAAATGCTTTTTCGTCACTCAGACGTTTTGAAAAAAAAAGTTCCTGACTGAGCTTTGGATCTTCCACATACGTATAAAGAGAGAATGTAGCGAACATCTTTAGAAATCGGATCGGATGTTTCAGCATCAATTCTATGGTGATTCTAAATACTCCGTGCGTCGGTACACTTGCGAGTAAAATCGCTTTTGGTATATAAGTGTTTTCTAATATTTTTTGAACCACCAATCCACCCATGGAATGTCCTATCAAAATGGGCGGTTCCGGTAGCTTTGCCAAGACTTCCTTTACATCCTGAACGTAATTTTGAATGGTAACCCGACAAAATGCGCCTTGATGTCGACTGTTTCCATGCCCCCTAAGGTCGATTGAGTATACGTCAAATCCCGCTTTTTGAAAATAGGGAATGAAGTTTTCCCTCCAGCACCAGCTTCCGTGCCAGGCGCCGTGAGTTAAAAGAAGCGGAGTTTTTTTTTGAGAATTGTTTTTGGATGTTTTTAGGGCGGGATAGTATTCGTAATGAATCATGTTTGTTCACAATCTCCGATACGTTTATTCTTGCTATGAACCTTTTCAAAAACCCGTTTTTTTTCGAGAAAATTTCCTTTCTAACTAAAAGATCTTCTTTAGATTCCTGCGCTTACGTTATACACTTGTTCAAAAATCCGCTAACGCCTGATTTGCGATTTCTGGGTTGAAACCCGTCTCCGTTTTGTATTTATTCGTTGGCTAATCGAAAAAAAACGATATCCGGGCGTTTTATTAAACAAACGATTTCGAACCGATCTATCTAAATTTAACATCGCTCAGAATGTTATTACGGATGAATTGACGGTTTGAGAGAAATCTTATCTTGGATAACCTACATATTCCGATTTTTTTGTTCGTTTCTATGGAAATGGCTTCTTGGATATTGAAGGACGATTAGAGATTTCGGGCATTTTGAATATTCTTTTTATGTCAAACGATCGAAAATCGTTTCTAAAATTAAAAAACGGTAGTTTACAAAATTTGATTAGAATGATAGAATCATTGTTTCAGTTTTGATACGATCTTGGATCGAATAGAACTAAATAGTTGACTATCGTTTAAGAATATGTTAGTCCATACAGTCTGTCCGATACTATCATCCACTGAGGCTTTCGGGGTTTTTGCTCTAACAGAAACGAGTCCGCTTCTATAGAGGCGGAGTAAAAGTGAAAATTAAGGTGAAATAAGAAACTTGTTCCTTCTTAAGGGTTACTTCGGGATTGGCGGTATAAAAAAACGCCTGATATACGGAGGTTACATTGAAATCTATAATCCTTCAAAGTTCAAATCGAAACAGAATCAACCTATATCATCATCTATGTGAAAGAGGACACCCGGTTTTCAAGTTCAGGATAGTGTGAATACTCATTCATAGGATTCCAATATGATCTCCGCAAACAAAAGCGGCCGTTATCATCGTCTTTCACGAACAGACTTAATGTAGGTTTTGATTATGCTGAACGGAATCGTATATAAAAAAATCGAATCAATTTTATTTCGGAAACTTCTTTCGGGCGAATATACCAAAGATTCTTTCTTACCGGTGTCAATATGGTCGGAAAGCAGAACGTAATCGTCTCGCTTGCTTCGAGAATTCTTATCGTTGAGGATGAGAATATAGTTGCACGTGATATTCAGACGATTCTCCGGAAATTCGGTTACACCTCGGTCGGAATCGCGAATAACGGAGAAAAAGCGATCCAAATGGCACGGGTCACTCATCCTGATCTTGTTCTGATGGATATCGCGCTCGGAACCGGATTTATAGACGGTGTCCAGACCGTGGCTAAGTTAAAGGAAATGCTGGACGTGCCGGTGATCTATATTACCTCGCACAGCGACGAAGGCACGTTGAGAAGAGCACGAATTACGGAGCCGCACGGATATATTTTAAAACCGATCAACGTCCGCGAATTACAGGTTACGATAGAGATGTGTTTGTACAAACACAAAACTGAAAAACAATTTCGAGAGAACGCGAATTGGTTGAATACGACGTTAACTTCGATTGGAGACGGAGTGATCGCGACGGACTCTATCGCGAGGGTTAAATTTTTAAATCCGATTGCGGAATCCTTGTTAGGAATCCAAGAGGGGATCGCTCGAGGTCGGATCGTGGACGAAGTGATGAGCTTACGGGATTCTCAAGGAGCGTTGATCGAGAATTTTGTCTCCAATGCTACGAAAAATCATAAGGCGTCTATCTTTGAACAAGTGATGCTTTCCGGTTCAAACGGGAAAAATACCCCGGTCATCTGTACCGTCGCTCCGATTCAAGATGCGACGGGAAATTCCCAGGGTTGTGTGCTCACGTTACGCGATATCAGCGAATTGCATGCTAAATCGGAAGAACTCAGCAGACGAGTGGAGGATGTGGAACAAGCAAAACGTCTTTTGGAACGATATTTCCCCGAAAATCTTGTGGACTATCTTGTGGACAATCGACACCAAACGGAGCTGGAAGGAAAAAATGTTCAGGCTACGATGTTATTCTGCGATGTTCGAAATTCCACCGGAATCGCCGAACAAATGGATCCGAGTGAATTCGCGGCTTTTTTGAGCGAGTTGTTTACCGGTCTTATGGATTTAACCTATGCTAACGGAGGTTCGGTGAATAAAATTTTGGGGGATGGGCTTTTGATCACATTTGGATGCCCTTTTCCCGAAGAAGAGGATACGATCAACTGTGTTCGTCTCGCGTTGCAGGTTCGCGAGTATCTACGTGCGTTTAATGATAATCTAAGTTCCAAATTGATCACTCCGCTCGCTATGGGGATCGGAATTTCTACCGGAACCGTCTTTGCAGGAAATATCGGATCATCGAGACATATGGAATATACGGTACTCGGAGACGCAGTCAATACCGCAAGTAGGCTCGAAGCTCTTACAAAAACTACGGGACACGATATACTTTTGGATTCCTTCACCTCTCGTTGTGTGAGTCACGAAATCAACACCGAAGCGATTGGAGTGTTTCAGATTCGTGGTAAAAAGGAACCGCAGGAAATATTTTTTCCAGTGGGAATGTTATGAAAACGGCACTGTTTCCACCCAGAGCCTGTGAAAAATGGAACCACTATATAGGAGGTTCGGATGACGGACGGTAATGAACATAAATTACTCGAGATGAAGCTACGTCCTATTTGGGAAGAGATCGAACGAGCAAGGGAAGAATGTCGAAGTTTTTTAGAAAAATTGGGAGCCCCGGATGAAACCGCGGACGCACTCTGTATGATCGCGTCCGAAATTCTTGAGAACGCGATCAAATACGGTTATTTTACAAGTGAAACTCAGGAGTTTACTTTTAAGATAGAAGCCGGTAAGGACGGAATGCTTGTGCAGGCATGGAGCCCGTTACCGACTGCCGGAATCGTTGAGAATCTGCGTCGTTTGGATTCCATCATTCAATGGATTCGAAGTTTTCAATCACCGTTTCAGGCCTATCTTGAAAGACTGAAATTGGTAGCGGGACAACCTTTGGAAGATAACGAAAGTGGTCTTGGATTGATTCGTATCGCTTACGAAGGAGAAGCAATTCTTGATTTTTATGTAAATGAAGACGATATCCTCTATGTCTCGGCTCTACAACCGAAATTCGACAAGGAACAGGTGGTCGTAAAATGAACGCAGACAGTCAAATTTTTTCGGAAGACCAGTTACAACTGGAGGTTGTGGACGGAGAACATATAGAAGTTCGATGGCTCGGAAAAAGCGTGCAGAGAAATCCAAGCCAGTTTATCATTCCCGCCTTATCCGATGTGATGAAACGGGGAATGGATCAGAATAAAGCCGTGATCTGGGACTTTAGACAACTTGAATATATGAACTCCTCCACGATTACGCCGGTGATCAAAACTTTAGAAATGGTTAAAAAAGGATCGGGTACGGTTAAACTTATCTATAACAAAGCTAAGAAATGGCAGGATCTGAGTTTCTCGGCGTTACGTATCTTTGAGACCAAAGACGGAAGAATTCAGGTCGTAGGACAATAACTTATGATTGTAGAACAAAGCATTTTAGGTGTGCTTAGATCGAACGGAACGTCGACGAGTGTTCAAGTCTGCGGACATACTCGTTATTCGTTTCAGATTCGACTTCCACAAGCTCCGATCTATACGGTTCCATTTACCGCGGACGGATTTATCATCGAACTTGACGGAAAAAAAATAGAACTCGGTAGATGTCGAATGCTTCCGATCAAGGGTGCGTTGTCGATGGAATATATGGTTTTGCTTTTGGACGATACGATCGACGTTGCGGATCTGATCGGTAAAAGAAGGCTTACCGTCTATGACACCGGGCTTTTTAATCTTCAGTTGATTCTCAATCAAAAAGAGAAGGTCAGTCAGCGTTTTAAGGAATACAGCGCAAACCTTACTTTTGAATTGAATGTTTATAAACAGTTTTTTGACGATTTGGATCGAAAATTTTTGAAAGAACCCGCACCGGTTCAGGATCATTTGCATCAGATGATCATCGAAAGGGAAGGTCAGACGTTTATGGAGTTCTTTGAAGCAAAGGTAAGAGAGCTCGACGAACAGACAAAAAAATTTACAAAGGATGAAAACGAAGCGCACGGATTTTTCTTTCGAAAACAAGTATGGGATTTTATTATTCAATCCGCATTTATGTTTAGAACGAATTTAAAACCACGCGGATATGCTGGTGATTATGAAATGATGCAAATGATCTACGAAAACGAAATCGTAGGTAAGTCGATTTTTTCGAGGTTGCTACACAGTTATCCTTTGCAGATTCCGGCTGCGGACGCGGTAAGAAATCGAAGAAGAATGATCGCGGATCAGATTAGAGAAGCGGTAGAAGCACATTATGACACCGATTTTCGGGCTATGTCTGTGGCTTGTGGTCCCGCGGAGGAAATCGGAGAGGCGTTTAGCGATATCAACGAGGTCGGAAAGGTTCATTTTACTCTTTTGGATCAGGACATGGAAGCGCTTCGCGTCGCTATGGACACGGTCAACCAACTTGAGTTGGAAAAAGGGTTTCTGATCAACGTTAGATACATCAACGATTCGGTTCGTTCTATGTTGCGGATTCGCAATCTTCCGGCGGAATGGGGTAGGTTTGATTTTATCTATTCGATGGGGCTTTTCGATTATCTGACACCTCCGGTCGCCCGTGCGGTACTCGCTCGATTGTTTGAGATGCTCAGACCCGGCGGAAGATTGATCGTCGGAAATTTTCACGTAACAAATCCGAATAAGGCATTTATGGAATACTGGTTGGATTGGGTTCTTTATCACAGAACCGAAGCCGAAATGTTGGAATTAGCGGCGACTCTTCCGGGTCATAGCAGGGTCTTTTTTGAAGAGACGGGGTGCCAGATGTTTTTAGAAATGCGGGCTCCCAATGGGTGATTAGGTTAAACGTATGCAATTTAAAGAAAATGCGGTTATGGATTTGAAAGTAGAACAGGATTTCGAAATATATCTTCAAGGAATCGTACGCGAATGGATGCAGGTCCTCACGATGTTGTGTATCGTGCTCATTCCCTTTTTTCTACTTTTGGATTATTACACACAACCGCCTGAACTGCATCTTCGTTTTGCGATCTATAGAGGGGCGACAACGGTTCTCGTAATCCTGGAGTATTTACTGATCCGTTTTACACATCCGAATCGTTACTATCCTTTGCACGGATATGTAATCTCGACGATGATCGGCTTGATGATCGTTTTGATGACCGTCGATCTTGGAGGATTTAATTCCAGTTATTATGCAGGATTGATGCTCGTGCTTATGGCGGTAAACATTCTGCTTTCGTGGCGTCCGATTCATTCCGTGATCAACGGAATTCTGGTTCTCGCTCTTTATCTAGGATTTAATGTGTTCGAAAACCAACCCTTTGATCCTCGGATCATTGTAAATAATCTTTTTTTTCTCGGCTCTACGATCATCATCACGGCGGCGATTTCTTGGGTACGATTCAAACTGGTTCGATCCGAATATTTATTGAGAGCCGAGTTGCTTGGAACCAATAAAAATCTGGATCAGTCTCGTGCGGAAGTATTAAGAGCCAGGGACGCTCTTTGGGGTGAAATGCAGTTGGCAAAGATGATTCAGACGGCTCTTCTTCCGAGAAGAACGAGTATCGGTCATTATGAAGTCGCCGCGTTGATGGTTCCCACGGATTCGGTAGGGGGCGATTATTACGATATCATAGACGCACCAAACGGAAAAAAGTGGGTGGGAATCGGAGACGTTTCCGGTCATGGGGTTGAATCCGGATTGATTATGATGATGGCACAAACAGCGATTCAAGCGATCGTTCAACAGGATGCGATGCTCAAACCTTCCGAAATATTAAACGAAGCAAACCGGGTGATTAAGGAAAATATCGCGCGTTTGGGAACGGATCGTTATATGACTATGGTTCTTTTTCGATTGGAGGATGATCACCTTTTAGTATCCGGAAAACACATGGATGTAATGATCTATAGAGCCAAGGAAAAAAAAGTGGAAGTGATTCCGACTAACGGATCCTGGCTTGGAATCGTGGACGATCTCGGTTCGGTTTTGGAAGACGTAAGGATTCCCATGGGAATCGGAGATATCGTATTGTTATACACGGACGGGATCACGGAAGCTCGAAATCCAAAGGACGAGCTTTTCGGAGAGGAAAGATTGATTTCATTGCTTGAGTCAAACGCGCGTTTGCCTCTTCGTCAATTGGGCACCGAGATTTTTTCGGTAGTCGCCAACTTTGAAGAAATGCAAAGCGACGATATGACTTTGTTGTTATTGAAAAACAAAGGTTAAAGGGCATGAGTTTCGATGAAAAGCGAAGGATTTACGACAATAACTCGAAAGAATATGCCTTTAAAACATTCTTATATGGATTTGAATCTGTTTGATATTGATGATTTTAAATATTTAAAAATTAATTACTTGACTATAACATAAAAATCTGTTAGTCCGTACACACAAGCTACCGCGACAATCAACTGCGACCCCACAAGTCCCCCTTGACCCCAGATCGAGTAATCTCTAAGATGTGGCATGACAACTGAAACATTACGGTGAAAGAGGGAACACATGCTCACTTCTCACAACATTTCTGTGCAAACAGAGGATCTCGATAAAACCGTTCGTTATACAAAAAAACAGCAGAGTCTGAATTTGAGTAACACGAATGTATCTATTGTCGTTCCCTATGCGAAAGGTGTCGTACAAATCTTCAATTTAAAAACGGGAAGATTTCGGATTATAGGTTATTGAGATGATCCCCGCCGATGCGTGCGGCATCATCACAGACTTTAACAAACGAACTAAAATTTCGATCTGGGTTACACGTAACGTTACCGTATTAAAAAAGATAAAATTATTCAAAGAAAGGCGGTTTAGTCTCTTTGTTAACCGAATCAGAGATTCGAATTTAATTCAAGGAGATCTGTATGCCACCTAAAGTTTCAAAACCTCTTTCTGAAAAAAATTCAGAACATATCGATCTTACCGAGTTGATGACCGTACTTTCAGCACTCAAA comes from the Leptospira sp. WS92.C1 genome and includes:
- a CDS encoding methyltransferase domain-containing protein, with the translated sequence MIVEQSILGVLRSNGTSTSVQVCGHTRYSFQIRLPQAPIYTVPFTADGFIIELDGKKIELGRCRMLPIKGALSMEYMVLLLDDTIDVADLIGKRRLTVYDTGLFNLQLILNQKEKVSQRFKEYSANLTFELNVYKQFFDDLDRKFLKEPAPVQDHLHQMIIEREGQTFMEFFEAKVRELDEQTKKFTKDENEAHGFFFRKQVWDFIIQSAFMFRTNLKPRGYAGDYEMMQMIYENEIVGKSIFSRLLHSYPLQIPAADAVRNRRRMIADQIREAVEAHYDTDFRAMSVACGPAEEIGEAFSDINEVGKVHFTLLDQDMEALRVAMDTVNQLELEKGFLINVRYINDSVRSMLRIRNLPAEWGRFDFIYSMGLFDYLTPPVARAVLARLFEMLRPGGRLIVGNFHVTNPNKAFMEYWLDWVLYHRTEAEMLELAATLPGHSRVFFEETGCQMFLEMRAPNG
- a CDS encoding alpha/beta hydrolase; the protein is MIHYEYYPALKTSKNNSQKKTPLLLTHGAWHGSWCWRENFIPYFQKAGFDVYSIDLRGHGNSRHQGAFCRVTIQNYVQDVKEVLAKLPEPPILIGHSMGGLVVQKILENTYIPKAILLASVPTHGVFRITIELMLKHPIRFLKMFATFSLYTYVEDPKLSQELFFSKRLSDEKAFQYTSQMQDESFFAFLGMLFFHLPNPKKVKTPLFVIGGEKDRFFHPWEVRRTAKAYKANFEIFPGMGHNMMLDTGWEQVAKRIYTYLSSSEEAVKTKSTLKKKSASKKKNKKIKV
- a CDS encoding adenylate/guanylate cyclase domain-containing protein, whose protein sequence is MVGKQNVIVSLASRILIVEDENIVARDIQTILRKFGYTSVGIANNGEKAIQMARVTHPDLVLMDIALGTGFIDGVQTVAKLKEMLDVPVIYITSHSDEGTLRRARITEPHGYILKPINVRELQVTIEMCLYKHKTEKQFRENANWLNTTLTSIGDGVIATDSIARVKFLNPIAESLLGIQEGIARGRIVDEVMSLRDSQGALIENFVSNATKNHKASIFEQVMLSGSNGKNTPVICTVAPIQDATGNSQGCVLTLRDISELHAKSEELSRRVEDVEQAKRLLERYFPENLVDYLVDNRHQTELEGKNVQATMLFCDVRNSTGIAEQMDPSEFAAFLSELFTGLMDLTYANGGSVNKILGDGLLITFGCPFPEEEDTINCVRLALQVREYLRAFNDNLSSKLITPLAMGIGISTGTVFAGNIGSSRHMEYTVLGDAVNTASRLEALTKTTGHDILLDSFTSRCVSHEINTEAIGVFQIRGKKEPQEIFFPVGML
- a CDS encoding NADPH-dependent FMN reductase, which gives rise to MKILAISGSLRFQSTNSALLQAILRIAPSYMETITYEELGDLPHFSPDKDGQHSPDVVLRYRKALMDSDGVVICTPEYAHGIPGVLKNSLDWVVGSGEYVNKPVMVLSASPSYMGGDKAHASLVTSLRAMNVIVVETCSFPIPFARKKLKDNGEFADQATVEIFQNAWLQFANAIRSRMQSFADEHLR
- a CDS encoding PAS domain-containing protein codes for the protein MIHILQTILEQAHAGYWEKNIKKNTSYLSPAWKRMLGFQDEELEDSIQTWLSHGLSEDLFPIQNEFEGYLKTKDLQPYEEDIRFIHKNGSIVWLRCTCKVMESDEEGNPLLVLGTYFDVSKSKSVESKLRHTIDRLSLATQTAQVGIWDLDLIQDQLTWDEAMYRLYGISPDQFSGAYAAWEAGLHPDDLLRCREEINQALIGKKEFDTQFRIIWPNQSIHYIKAIGIVQRESSGKAVRMLGTNWDITEQKNAEIALKESLELNKVFIENAPSAIAMFDTNMRYMAASQQWFVDYQLQGVEIIGRSHYEIFPEIGEDWKRIHQECLNGKVRRMDEESFIRLDGTTQWIIWEVRPWYVSQNVVGGILMYTADITALKRKEFERSKLEEILTRTNEAAQIGAWELDLQTNTRVWSKVTKSIFEVEEDYVPNANEGARFFKNETERKKVADALAESIETGKPFDMEIEIEIVTAKGNFLWTRSIGKPEYVDGKCIRLSGTFQNIHDQKQRELALQRTLDIVNDQNERLLNFAHIVSHNLRSHAGNITMLLKILEESTSEIEKENVISYITKASDALMDTVLNLNEVVSIQTNRNLHNSEIGLREYIEKATQIISGEIRKHKVKIRNLVSEEVRVRCNASYMESILLNFLTNSVKYRHPDRIPEITLSANYEKNRLILSIADNGLGIDMNKYGEKLFGMYKTFHNNRDSKGIGLFITKNQVEAMGGKIEVESQLNQGTTFRIILV
- a CDS encoding ATP-binding protein, which gives rise to MTDGNEHKLLEMKLRPIWEEIERAREECRSFLEKLGAPDETADALCMIASEILENAIKYGYFTSETQEFTFKIEAGKDGMLVQAWSPLPTAGIVENLRRLDSIIQWIRSFQSPFQAYLERLKLVAGQPLEDNESGLGLIRIAYEGEAILDFYVNEDDILYVSALQPKFDKEQVVVK
- a CDS encoding PP2C family protein-serine/threonine phosphatase, encoding MQFKENAVMDLKVEQDFEIYLQGIVREWMQVLTMLCIVLIPFFLLLDYYTQPPELHLRFAIYRGATTVLVILEYLLIRFTHPNRYYPLHGYVISTMIGLMIVLMTVDLGGFNSSYYAGLMLVLMAVNILLSWRPIHSVINGILVLALYLGFNVFENQPFDPRIIVNNLFFLGSTIIITAAISWVRFKLVRSEYLLRAELLGTNKNLDQSRAEVLRARDALWGEMQLAKMIQTALLPRRTSIGHYEVAALMVPTDSVGGDYYDIIDAPNGKKWVGIGDVSGHGVESGLIMMMAQTAIQAIVQQDAMLKPSEILNEANRVIKENIARLGTDRYMTMVLFRLEDDHLLVSGKHMDVMIYRAKEKKVEVIPTNGSWLGIVDDLGSVLEDVRIPMGIGDIVLLYTDGITEARNPKDELFGEERLISLLESNARLPLRQLGTEIFSVVANFEEMQSDDMTLLLLKNKG